The window GGCGCGGCTGGGGATCCGCCCGGAGGTCCCGGGTGGGCGCGCGAACCGATGCCAGACTGACCGCATGACCGGAATATTGGTGCAGGACGTCAGCAGGGCCTTCGGGACGGTGCAGGCCGTACGCTCGGCCACCCTCCGCGCGGAACCGGGCAAGGTGACCGGACTGGTCGGGCCCAACGGTGCGGGCAAGACCACGCTGCTGCTCATGCTCGCGTCGCTCCTGGCACCCGACACGGGCACGATCCGCATCGGCGGCGTCGACCCGGCCGAAGATCCGCTCGCGGCCCGGCGACTGCTCGGCTGGATGCCCGACGCCCTCGGCGCCTGGCCCTCGCTCACCGCCCGCGAGACCATCGTCACGACCGCCCGGCTCTACGGCATCACCGCTGCGGACGCCGCCGTCCGCGCCCAGCAGCTGCTCGCCCTCGTCGGCCTGGGCGAGCTCGCCGACTCGCCGGCCAAGGTGCTGTCGCGCGGACAGAAGCAGAAGCTCGGCCTCGCCCGCGCCCTCGTGCACGACCCCCAGGTGCTGCTCCTCGACGAGCCGGCCTCCGGACTCGACCCCGAAGCGCGCGTGCAGCTGCGGGTGCTGCTGCGCCGGTTCGCGGCCGAGGGTCGCACGATCCTCATCTCCAGCCACATCCTGTCGGAGCTCGAGGAGGTCGTCGACGACGCCGTGTTCCTCGTCGCCGGATCGGTGGTCGACGCCGCCCCCGCGCAGAGCAGCGTGCGCGCGTGGCGCATCCGCCTGGCGGGCGTCACCCCGGAGCGTCTGAGCGCCGACACCTGGCAGGTCGCATCGCAGCTCGGCCTCGCGCCCGAGTCGCTCGCCGTCGACCGCGGCGCCGTGCTCGTGGGGTTCGCCGGGGAGGACGCGGCCGCCCAGTCGCTGCGGCGGCTCGTGGAGGCGGGACTACCCGTGGCGGAGTTCGCGCCGGCGCAGAGCGACCTCGAGCACACGTTCCTGCACCTGCAGCACCCCGCGCCCGCACAGCCGGCGACCGCGCCGACCCCGCCACCGCCCGCCCCGCCCGCGGCCACATCGCCCGCGACCACCGAAGGAACGGAGGCCGGCGCATGAGTCTCGCGAACATCGGCATCATCGCCCGGCTCGAACTCACGCAGCGGCTGCGGAGCGTCGGCTGGTACGTGCTCCTCGGCGTCTTCGCCCTCGTGCTGCTGGGCATCACCGGGCTCGCGTTCGCCGTGTACTCCTGGGGCGACGCGGTCGGCGCCGGGGTGTACTCCATCGTCGTCAACATCGTGCTGCTGCTCGTGGTGCTCGTCTCGCCGACGCTCAGCGGCAACGCGATCAACGGCGACCGCGATGCCGCCACCCTCGGCGCCATCCAGGTCACGGCCGCGTCGACCGGCGACATCATGCTGGGCAAGCTCCTCGCCGCCATCGCGACCGGTGGGGCGTTCCTGCTCGTCGCCGTGCCGTTCCTGGCGCTGTCGTTGCTCGGTGGCGGCGCCGATCCGCTCGTGCTCCTGGTGTCACTGCTCGTGCTCGCGGCCGAGATCGTGGTGGTGGCCGCGATCGGGGTCGGGCTCAGCGGGCTCATCGCGCGCCCCCTGTTCTCCGTCGCGGCCACCTACCTCGTCGTCTCGGGGCTCGTGGTGGGCACGCTGATCGTCTTCGCGCTGGGCGGCATGGCCATCCGCAGCGAGGCCACCAGCTACAGCCGTCCGTACGACGCGAACGGCAACGTCGAGTGCGACCGGTGGGAGGTGTCGACGACCTACGAGGCGCCGCGCTTCGACCTGGTGTGGTGGGCGCTCGCCGCGAACCCGTTCGTGGTGCTCGCGGACGCCACGCCCACCGAGTTCTCCAGGGACGGGTACCCCGTCGACCTGTTCGGCCAGATCAAGTACGGCCTGCGCAGCGCCCAGCAGTCACCGCTGGAGCAGCGGTGGGACGAGTGCGACACGGACGGGAACTACCGCACGCCGCAGGAGGTCATCGAGTCGTCGGTGCCCAGCTGGTTCGTGGGGCTC of the Microbacterium sufflavum genome contains:
- a CDS encoding ABC transporter ATP-binding protein, whose protein sequence is MTGILVQDVSRAFGTVQAVRSATLRAEPGKVTGLVGPNGAGKTTLLLMLASLLAPDTGTIRIGGVDPAEDPLAARRLLGWMPDALGAWPSLTARETIVTTARLYGITAADAAVRAQQLLALVGLGELADSPAKVLSRGQKQKLGLARALVHDPQVLLLDEPASGLDPEARVQLRVLLRRFAAEGRTILISSHILSELEEVVDDAVFLVAGSVVDAAPAQSSVRAWRIRLAGVTPERLSADTWQVASQLGLAPESLAVDRGAVLVGFAGEDAAAQSLRRLVEAGLPVAEFAPAQSDLEHTFLHLQHPAPAQPATAPTPPPPAPPAATSPATTEGTEAGA
- a CDS encoding ABC transporter permease, with translation MSLANIGIIARLELTQRLRSVGWYVLLGVFALVLLGITGLAFAVYSWGDAVGAGVYSIVVNIVLLLVVLVSPTLSGNAINGDRDAATLGAIQVTAASTGDIMLGKLLAAIATGGAFLLVAVPFLALSLLGGGADPLVLLVSLLVLAAEIVVVAAIGVGLSGLIARPLFSVAATYLVVSGLVVGTLIVFALGGMAIRSEATSYSRPYDANGNVECDRWEVSTTYEAPRFDLVWWALAANPFVVLADATPTEFSRDGYPVDLFGQIKYGLRSAQQSPLEQRWDECDTDGNYRTPQEVIESSVPSWFVGLGVQVVIAGSLFAGAWARTRTPARRLPPGTRIA